The following is a genomic window from Brevibacterium limosum.
GGCGATCAGCTCGTCCAGACCGTCGTCGTCGACGACTTCTCGAAGATCCTGTCCGCCGAGCATATGCTCGCCCTCATCGTATTCGCCGTCATCGTCGGATTCGCCACCAGCAAGACCGGCGACGCGGGCCGGCCGTTCGCCCGGTTCCTGAGCTCCGGCACCGAGGTGTTCCTCAAATTCACCTCGATCGTCATGTACTACGCCCCGATCGGTCTCGGCGCCTACTTCGCCGCTCTCATCGGTGACCTCGGCTCCCAGCTCGTCGGAGACTATGTTCGCGCCTTCCTCGTCTACTACCCGGTGGCGATCGCCTACTTCATCCTCGCGTTCACGTTCTACTCCTTCCTCGCCGGCGGCCGCCGAGGCGTCTCTCGGTTCTGGGGCAATATCCTCGAACCCACCGCGATCTCCTTGGGCACGTCCTCCTCGGTGGCGGCGATCCCGGCGAACCTGCGTGCGGGAGAGAGGATCGGAGTCCCCCGGGACATCCGTGAGACGATCGTGCCGATCGGTGCCACGATCCATATGGAAGGTTCGAGTCTGTCCGCGATCCTCAAGATCGCGTTCCTCTTCGCGGTGTTCCAGCGCGACTTCTTCACCCTGGAGAACATCGTCATCGCCATCGCGGTGGCACTGCTGGCCGGAATGGTCATGGCGGGGATCCCGTCCGGAGGCTTCATCGGTGAGCTCATGATCATCACCCTCTACGGCTTCCCGGCCGCAGCACTGCCGATCATCCAGATCATCGGAACCGTCATCGATCCCCCCGCCACCACCGTCAACTCCGTCGGCGATCAGGCGAGTTCGATGATGGTCGCTCGCATCCTCGATGGAAAGGACTGGATGGACCAGACAGAGGATGATCACGATTTGATTCCGTAAGCTCGGTGAATTCGTCACACTTCCGAGTCCACAGATTCGGACAAGTCCCCTTCCAGTCGAATGTCTCGGAGATGTCATAGGAACGCAATAGAACGTCTGCAATCGCGGCTCCGCGATTCAGCTTCTGTTCAGACTCCGGGAATCGGTTCTCACCTGCGATGACGATACTCGTGTGCAGCAATGACCGTGATCTGGAAGAGGAGATGTCACATGCCCGCCACCATCCGCAGTCAAGTCGCAACGTGGGGACTCGCCGCAATCGCCGGTGTCGCCTCTCTGGGGACCGTCGCCGGGCCGGCATCGGCCTCCGACGATTCTGCACCCGCGTCCAGTGCCGCTCAGGCACCCCAGAGTTCGGGACACCCGAAGAGTGCCGTCGAGTACGCGGACAGACTGATCACTGCCTACGGCATCGGTGATGCCGTGGTCGTGGATCAGCTCGCCACGAAGAACGTCGTCGCTGCCCTCGCCGAGCACAACGACGGGCACGCCAATCGTTGGCATCGCACGTCAGCCGATTCCGGCAAGGGGTACATCTGGGTCTCCTACACGAATCTGGATACCCATGACGTCATGAACCTGACGGTGAGAAACGCGATCGCCGCGGACAAGGGCGGCGACGCTGTTCGAGAGGTCGAGTTCGTCAGCTGAGGACAACCGGATATCATCCCGTTGACCAGATTCTGGTCGGCGTCTTGTCAGCACAGCTGACCAGCTCGGTAGACTCGGGAACCATGGTCACCCTGAACGAAATCCCACGTCGCAGCTACACCGAAGGACCGACACCTCTCCAGCCTCTGCAGCGCCTGTCAGCCGAACTCGGCGGACCGCAGATCTGGATCAAACGCGATGACCGGCTGGGACTGACCCAGGGCGGGAACAAGACGCGCAAGCTCGAGTTCCTCATCGCCGATGCCCTGAACCAGGGCGCGGACACACTCATCACCGCCGGCGGGGTCCAGTCCAATCACTGCCGACTGACCCTGTCGGCTGCACGCGTCGAGGGTCTCGGCTGCCACCTCATCGTCGAGGAGGACCTCGGACCTGACGGCAGCGCCCTCGGTCCGGCAGGGGCGAACCCGCCGGAGTACACGGGAAATTTCCTGCTCTTCGACCTCCTCGGCGCGGATTCGGTCACGGTGCTCGGCCACGGGGCCGACCTCCTCGGCGAGGCTGAGAATCTGGCCGAAAAGCTGCGCGGCGAGGGCAGGAAACCCTATGTCATCCCGGTGGGCGGTTCGAATCCGATCGGTGCGCTCGGCTACGCCGACTGTGCCGTTGAGTTGCTCGACCAAATCGCCGAGACGGGGGTGGAGTCCCCCACGATCGTGGCCCCCAGCGGCTCGGCCGGGATGCAGGCCGGGCTCATCGTGGGACTTCACAGCGCGGGAAGCGAGATCCCGGTCATCGGCATCAACGTCAGCCGGACACAGGCGGAACAGGAACCGAAGATCGTCGACCTCGTCGACTCCACGGCACGGTTCCTCGATCTGCCCTCGGTTCCTCGCGAAGCCACAGTGGGCCTCGGCGACTATTTCGGGACCGGATACGCTCTGCCGACTCCCGAGATGGTCGAGGCCGTGCGTCTCTTCGCCAGCACCGAGGGGATCCTCCTCGACCCCGTCTACACCGGCAAGGCCGCGGCCGGCCTCATTCATCTCATCCGCATCGGCCGCTTCTCCTCCGACGACACGGTCGTCTTCGTCCACTCCGGCGGAGTCCCCGGACTCTATGCCCGCACCCAGGCATTCGCCTGACCGACTCCGGATCACACCACCAACGGAAGGCAGACAGATGACAGTTTCGACAGCAGACCTGTGGGACGAACGCGGTGAGGACCTGTATTCGATCGCCCTGGACTTCGGCGACTTCGGAGCCAAGACCTCGTTCTCGGGGCCGGCTCGCACGATCCGCTGCTTCCAGGACAACGGCCTGGTCAAGCAGACCCTCAATCAGCCTGGCGACGGCGCCGTGCTCGTCATCGACGGTGACGGTTCGATCGCCACTGCTCTCATGGGAGACATGATCGCCGAGGCGGGGGTCCGAAACGGCTGGAACGGTGTCGTCATCAACGGCGCCGTCCGCGACCGTGAGGCTCTGGCGGAGATGGAGTTCGGGATCAAGGCACTGGCCAGCAACCCGCGCAAGAGTGCGAAGGACGGCGCCGGTGAGATCGACGTGGCTGTGGAGATGGGCGGCGCGACGATCCGCCCCGGAGCGATGGTCTTCGCCGACGCCGACGGCGTCGCCGTCGAGAAGTAGGGCGGCAGAGCCTCATCGATGAATGGTGTCGAAGCTCTGTTCGGCCGAGTCCCAGATGTCGGCGACGACGATGTGGCCGCCGCCAGTGAGCTCTTCGACGGTCGATCGATCGTAGAGGTATGACCACTCCCCAGCCGACACGTCGCCGGTGACCATGAGGATGTCATAGTCGAAGGCCGCCTGTGAGGTCGCCTGGACGATCAGTGCGGTGGCCTCCATGTCCTGTGCTCTGTTCTCATCCGAGGCGAAGTCGACAT
Proteins encoded in this region:
- a CDS encoding dicarboxylate/amino acid:cation symporter → MPSSAASAAQTSDSKTQSSGFLRILRNYRFPLFILAGVVIGAVIGLVFGERATVIKPFGTLFINMMFTLVVPLVFFSIASAVAGMSSAARLGKIMGSMLGVFAVTGIIASIIMVAALRIFNATDGVQVEMQEPENVEEVGSIGDQLVQTVVVDDFSKILSAEHMLALIVFAVIVGFATSKTGDAGRPFARFLSSGTEVFLKFTSIVMYYAPIGLGAYFAALIGDLGSQLVGDYVRAFLVYYPVAIAYFILAFTFYSFLAGGRRGVSRFWGNILEPTAISLGTSSSVAAIPANLRAGERIGVPRDIRETIVPIGATIHMEGSSLSAILKIAFLFAVFQRDFFTLENIVIAIAVALLAGMVMAGIPSGGFIGELMIITLYGFPAAALPIIQIIGTVIDPPATTVNSVGDQASSMMVARILDGKDWMDQTEDDHDLIP
- a CDS encoding D-cysteine desulfhydrase family protein: MVTLNEIPRRSYTEGPTPLQPLQRLSAELGGPQIWIKRDDRLGLTQGGNKTRKLEFLIADALNQGADTLITAGGVQSNHCRLTLSAARVEGLGCHLIVEEDLGPDGSALGPAGANPPEYTGNFLLFDLLGADSVTVLGHGADLLGEAENLAEKLRGEGRKPYVIPVGGSNPIGALGYADCAVELLDQIAETGVESPTIVAPSGSAGMQAGLIVGLHSAGSEIPVIGINVSRTQAEQEPKIVDLVDSTARFLDLPSVPREATVGLGDYFGTGYALPTPEMVEAVRLFASTEGILLDPVYTGKAAAGLIHLIRIGRFSSDDTVVFVHSGGVPGLYARTQAFA
- the rraA gene encoding ribonuclease E activity regulator RraA, yielding MTVSTADLWDERGEDLYSIALDFGDFGAKTSFSGPARTIRCFQDNGLVKQTLNQPGDGAVLVIDGDGSIATALMGDMIAEAGVRNGWNGVVINGAVRDREALAEMEFGIKALASNPRKSAKDGAGEIDVAVEMGGATIRPGAMVFADADGVAVEK